A stretch of Panulirus ornatus isolate Po-2019 chromosome 36, ASM3632096v1, whole genome shotgun sequence DNA encodes these proteins:
- the LOC139760303 gene encoding LOW QUALITY PROTEIN: omega-amidase NIT2 (The sequence of the model RefSeq protein was modified relative to this genomic sequence to represent the inferred CDS: inserted 1 base in 1 codon) — translation MATSKLRLALIQMAVGETKSKNVARAVQLIKEAAGGGAQLVALPECFNSPYGINFFPKYAETIPGESTDALGVAAKKFGVYVVGGSIPELEGDKVYNTCTVWGPHGDMIAKHRKIHLFDINVPGGIAFRESDSLSPGNQLTTFDLPHCKVGIGICYDIRFAELAQIYSQMGCKVLLFPGAFNMTTGPVHWELLQRGRALDNQLYVGTISPARDTSASYIAWGHSSIINPWGEVIATSEXDEAIIYADLDLDYVDKVRQMIPLRNQRRNDLYEINIK, via the exons ATGGCAACATCAA AATTACGCCTGGCTCTCATCCAGATGGCAGTAGGAGAGACCAAAAGCAAAAATGTTGCTCGTGCTGTGCAGTTGATAAAGGAAGCTGCAGGTGGAGGTGCTCAGTTGGTTGCTCTCCCTGAGTGCTTTAACTCACCATATGGCATAA ATTTTTTCCCGAAATATGCTGAGACAATCCCTGGTGAAAGCACTGATGCCCTTGGTGTTGCAGCAAAAAAGTTTGGAGTTTATGTTGTTGGTGGGTCCATACCTGAACTTGAAGGAGATAAGGTCTACAACACTTGCACAGTTTGGGGACCCCATGGAGACATGATTGCTAAGCACAGAAAA ATTCATTTGTTTGACATCAATGTGCCTGGCGGTATAGCATTCCGAGAGTCTGATAGTCTTTCTCCTGGAAATCAGTTAACAACATTTGATTTGCCACACTGTAAGGTTGGGATAGGCATCTGTTATGATATAAGATTTGCTGAACTGGCACAAATCTACAGTCAAATGG GGTGTAAGGTGTTATTGTTCCCAGGAGCATTCAACATGACCACAGGCCCAGTCCACTGGGAGCTGTTGCAGAGAGGACGTGCTCTTGACAATCAG CTGTATGTTGGAACCATCTCTCCTGCACGTGATACATCAGCTTCTTACATAGCTTGGGGTCATTCCTCAATAATCAACCCCTGGGGAGAAGTTATTGCCACCTCTG AAGATGAGGCTATTATTTATGCTGATTTAG ATCTTGACTATGTGGACAAGGTGCGTCAGATGATCCCACTTCGTAACCAGAGGAGGAATGATTTGTATGAAATTAACATTAAGTAA